In a genomic window of Kineococcus endophyticus:
- a CDS encoding DNA polymerase III subunit delta', with protein MSVWDDVVGQEPAVRVLTRAATAARRGTTGMTHAWLLTGPPGSGRSTAARAFAAALACEDPTAIGCGRCSGCRTALAGSHADVTLFTTEHTWIRRVDVEPLIATAQRRPSVGRWRVIVVEDADRLNETSGNVLLKTIEEPPPQTVWLLCAPAVDDVLPTIRSRARHVPLRIPPAEAVAELLVRRDGVDPVMAAFAARAAQSHVGLARRLARDEGARIRRREVLRLPQRVRGVGDAVIAAGELVDIAAEEAGASTVERDAREKAELLRALGADGSATVPPAVRAQVRQLEEDQKRRARRHQTDVLDRALVDLLALLRDVLVVQLGAPVELVNSDMTTEVRTMAGAGTPEETLARAEAVQLARERLAQNVAPLLAIEALALSLRPARRDD; from the coding sequence GTGAGCGTCTGGGACGACGTCGTCGGCCAGGAACCGGCCGTGCGGGTGCTCACCCGTGCCGCGACGGCCGCCCGCCGCGGCACGACGGGCATGACCCACGCCTGGCTGCTCACCGGGCCGCCCGGGTCGGGCCGGTCCACGGCCGCGCGCGCCTTCGCCGCCGCCCTGGCCTGCGAGGACCCGACCGCGATCGGCTGCGGCCGCTGCAGCGGCTGCCGGACGGCGCTCGCCGGGTCGCACGCGGACGTCACGCTCTTCACGACCGAGCACACCTGGATCCGCCGGGTCGACGTCGAACCGCTCATCGCCACGGCCCAGCGCCGGCCCTCGGTCGGACGCTGGCGCGTCATCGTCGTCGAGGACGCCGACCGCCTCAACGAGACGTCCGGCAACGTGCTGCTGAAGACCATCGAGGAGCCGCCGCCGCAGACGGTGTGGCTGCTCTGCGCGCCCGCGGTCGACGACGTCCTGCCGACGATCCGCTCCCGCGCGCGGCACGTGCCGCTGCGCATCCCGCCCGCCGAGGCCGTCGCCGAGCTGCTCGTGCGGCGCGACGGCGTCGACCCCGTCATGGCGGCCTTCGCCGCGCGGGCCGCGCAGTCCCACGTCGGGCTGGCCCGCCGCCTCGCGCGCGACGAGGGCGCCCGCATCCGCCGTCGCGAGGTGCTGCGGCTGCCCCAGCGCGTGCGTGGGGTGGGCGATGCGGTCATCGCCGCGGGCGAGCTCGTCGACATCGCTGCCGAGGAGGCCGGGGCCTCGACGGTCGAGCGGGACGCCCGCGAGAAGGCCGAGCTGCTGCGGGCGCTCGGGGCCGACGGCTCGGCGACGGTCCCGCCGGCCGTGCGGGCGCAGGTGCGCCAGCTCGAGGAGGACCAGAAGCGCCGCGCCCGCCGCCACCAGACCGACGTCCTGGACCGCGCCCTCGTCGACCTGCTCGCGCTGCTGCGCGACGTCCTCGTCGTCCAGCTCGGCGCGCCCGTGGAGCTCGTGAACTCCGACATGACCACCGAGGTGCGCACGATGGCCGGGGCCGGCACGCCGGAGGAGACGCTGGCGCGTGCCGAGGCCGTCCAGCTGGCGCGGGAACGGCTGGCGCAGAACGTCGCGCCCCTGCTGGCCATCGAGGCGCTGGCCCTCAGCCTGCGGCCCGCGCGCCGGGACGACTGA
- the tmk gene encoding dTMP kinase: MTAAAAPDHDVRALLRDHPDFRRMWLSLMLSSFGDWLGMLAKLGTAAGLTVGDATQTSVAVSTVFILQLAPAALLGPLAGALADRLDRRLTMVVGDLLRFALFISIPIAGSLTWLFVATLLIELVTLFWGPAKDATVPNLVPARKLEVANQISLVATYGSAPVAGLAFILLTLLTGVLDNLLPFLRGGQSDLAMYVNAVTFLVAAAVIWRLDIPPREVRPREGGLAPTLGRDIVEGWRFVGGSPLLRGLVFGMLVAFAAGGVVLGLGRAFVTSLGAGDPGYGVVVMAVFAGVALGVWQGPRWLSGLSRRRTFGLALSLAGVSLVLVAVVGNIVVASLFVVALGLCTGLAYVSAYTLLGLEVDDDVRGRTFAFVGSSTRVVIIAVMLVAPWVANALGERTIAPSEHWSVTYAGSALAMVVAGVITGVAGVVSFRQMDDRRGTSLRSDLVRAFTRRGEAAEDPAPVRPPASGFFLAFEGGDGSGKTTQATLLADWLTQRGHEVVVTREPGGTATGRELREVLLSHRGDASPLSPRAEALLFAADRAQHVAEVVQPGLRRGAVVLTDRYVDSSLAYQGAGRDLPASEVETLSTWATQGLLPDLTVVLDVDPVTAAQRRAGRAAEDRMEAESRAFHARVREQFLLLAGRDPRRYLVLDATTSPETVHAKLREHLEPLLPAATGVPGTAPEPVTVPGPVRS; encoded by the coding sequence GTGACCGCAGCCGCCGCTCCCGACCACGACGTGCGGGCCCTGCTGCGCGACCACCCCGACTTCCGCCGCATGTGGCTCTCGCTCATGCTGTCCAGCTTCGGGGACTGGCTGGGCATGCTCGCCAAGCTCGGGACGGCCGCGGGGCTGACGGTCGGCGACGCCACCCAGACGTCCGTCGCGGTCTCGACGGTCTTCATCCTCCAGCTCGCCCCGGCCGCCCTCCTCGGGCCGCTCGCCGGGGCCCTGGCCGACCGGCTGGACCGCCGCCTGACGATGGTCGTGGGCGACCTGCTGCGGTTCGCCCTGTTCATCTCCATCCCCATCGCCGGCAGCCTCACCTGGCTGTTCGTGGCGACCCTGCTCATCGAGCTCGTCACGCTCTTCTGGGGACCGGCCAAGGACGCGACCGTCCCCAACCTCGTCCCGGCCCGCAAGCTCGAGGTCGCCAACCAGATCAGCCTCGTCGCGACGTACGGCTCGGCCCCCGTGGCCGGGCTCGCCTTCATCCTGCTGACGCTGCTCACCGGGGTGCTCGACAACCTCCTGCCGTTCCTGCGCGGCGGGCAGTCCGACCTCGCGATGTACGTCAACGCGGTGACGTTCCTCGTCGCCGCCGCCGTCATCTGGCGCCTGGACATCCCCCCGCGCGAGGTCCGCCCGCGCGAGGGTGGGCTCGCCCCGACGCTGGGCCGCGACATCGTCGAGGGCTGGCGCTTCGTCGGCGGCTCGCCGCTGCTGCGCGGGCTCGTCTTCGGCATGCTCGTCGCGTTCGCCGCGGGCGGGGTCGTCCTGGGCCTCGGCCGCGCGTTCGTGACGAGCCTGGGCGCGGGCGACCCGGGGTACGGCGTCGTCGTCATGGCCGTCTTCGCCGGGGTCGCGCTCGGGGTCTGGCAGGGCCCGCGCTGGCTGTCCGGGCTCAGCCGCCGCCGCACCTTCGGGCTGGCGCTGTCCCTGGCGGGGGTCTCCCTCGTCCTCGTCGCGGTCGTCGGGAACATCGTCGTCGCCAGCCTGTTCGTCGTGGCCCTGGGTCTGTGCACGGGTCTGGCCTACGTCTCGGCGTACACGCTGCTGGGCCTGGAGGTCGACGACGACGTCCGCGGCCGGACCTTCGCCTTCGTCGGCTCCAGCACCCGCGTCGTCATCATCGCCGTCATGCTCGTGGCGCCGTGGGTCGCCAACGCCCTGGGCGAGCGGACGATCGCCCCGAGCGAGCACTGGTCGGTGACGTACGCGGGGTCGGCGCTGGCCATGGTCGTGGCCGGGGTCATCACGGGGGTCGCCGGGGTCGTGTCCTTCCGGCAGATGGACGACCGGCGCGGCACGAGCCTGCGCTCCGACCTCGTCCGCGCCTTCACCCGCCGGGGGGAGGCGGCGGAGGACCCTGCTCCCGTGCGTCCTCCGGCCAGCGGCTTCTTCCTGGCCTTCGAGGGCGGCGACGGGTCCGGCAAGACGACCCAGGCGACGCTCCTGGCGGACTGGCTCACGCAGCGGGGCCACGAGGTCGTCGTCACCCGCGAACCCGGCGGGACGGCCACCGGACGGGAGCTGCGCGAGGTCCTGCTGTCCCACCGCGGGGACGCCTCGCCGCTGAGCCCGCGGGCCGAGGCGCTGCTGTTCGCCGCCGACCGCGCCCAGCACGTGGCTGAGGTCGTCCAGCCCGGCCTGCGCCGCGGCGCCGTCGTCCTCACCGACCGCTACGTCGACTCCTCCCTGGCCTACCAGGGCGCCGGCCGTGACCTGCCCGCGTCGGAGGTGGAGACGCTGTCGACGTGGGCGACGCAGGGGCTGCTGCCCGACCTCACCGTCGTCCTCGACGTCGACCCGGTGACGGCGGCGCAGCGCCGCGCCGGACGCGCGGCCGAGGACCGGATGGAGGCCGAGTCGCGCGCCTTCCACGCCCGCGTGCGCGAGCAGTTCCTCCTGCTCGCCGGGCGCGATCCGCGCCGCTACCTCGTCCTGGACGCCACGACGAGCCCGGAGACGGTGCACGCCAAGCTGCGCGAGCACCTCGAACCGCTGCTGCCCGCCGCCACCGGGGTGCCCGGGACGGCTCCCGAGCCCGTGACGGTCCCCGGCCCGGTCCGCTCGTGA
- the topA gene encoding type I DNA topoisomerase, translating into MAGKSQATKSSGDGLRRLVIVESPSKIDKISTYLGPGYQVEASYGHIRDLPQPSQLPDDVKKGPFGKFAVDVEHGFEPYYVVDGDKKKKVSELKRALKDVDELILATDRDREGEAIAWHLVQALEPRVPYRRMVFGEITREAIQQAARELRDIDNRMVDAQETRRILDRLYGYELSPVLWRKVRAGLSAGRVQSVATRLCVERERERMAFVAAGYADITGTFQPEGDSAFSAKLSSVEGKRVASGRDFADDGTLKSTNVAHLDVAAAEAIVAGLAQSQFAVRGVEEKPYTRRPAAPFITSTLQQEASRKLRLNARQTMRTAQGLYERGYITYMRTDSIQLSSQALAAARAQARELYGPEYVPDSPRNYTSKTKNAQEGHEAIRPAGETFRTPAQVSGELRGDDYRLYDLIWKRTVASQMHDARGTTATVRLGATTADGRAVEFSASGTIITFRGFLAAYEEGRDATRDDEGSGDEDRRLPQVTAGDPLTARDLAADGHETTPPARYTEASLIKTLEEKGIGRPSTFQSIISTIVDRGYVWYKGSALVPSWLAFAVTRLLEEHFPKLVDYDFTAEMENDLDAISRGEAERVDWLTRFYFGADGPANGAVVADAPRPDGSGEGATAELDGIKGLADDLGAIDAREISTVPIGEGVVLRVGRYGPYLEGPDRETGELLKASVPEDVAPDEMTVEKAYELLTSQSEGDNVLGQDPETGRTIVARVGRYGPYVTELIEDEDAPKTAVEERAEQAAPKKRTAKKAAKVKPRTGSLFKDMSVDTVTLEQALQLLSLPRVVGADPETGDEITAQNGRYGPYLKKGTDSRSLESEDQIFSITLPEVLAIYAQPKTRRGQVAKPPLKELGPDPESGQPIVVKDGRFGPYATDGTTNATLRKDDDPETITLERAAELLADKRAKGPVKKTAKKAAAKKTTAKTTAKKTTAKKTAAKKTAAPAQS; encoded by the coding sequence GTGGCGGGCAAGTCCCAGGCAACGAAGTCGTCCGGTGACGGACTGCGCCGGCTGGTGATCGTCGAGTCGCCCAGCAAGATCGACAAGATCTCGACGTACCTCGGCCCGGGCTACCAGGTCGAGGCGAGCTACGGCCACATCCGCGACCTGCCCCAGCCCTCCCAGCTGCCCGACGACGTCAAGAAGGGCCCCTTCGGCAAGTTCGCGGTGGACGTCGAGCACGGCTTCGAGCCGTACTACGTCGTCGACGGCGACAAGAAGAAGAAGGTCTCCGAGCTCAAGCGCGCCCTCAAGGACGTCGACGAGCTCATCCTCGCCACCGACCGCGACCGCGAGGGCGAGGCCATCGCCTGGCACCTCGTGCAGGCGCTCGAACCGCGCGTGCCGTACCGCCGGATGGTCTTCGGCGAGATCACCCGCGAGGCCATCCAGCAGGCCGCCCGCGAGCTGCGCGACATCGACAACCGGATGGTCGACGCGCAGGAGACGCGGCGCATCCTCGACCGCTTGTACGGGTACGAGCTGTCCCCGGTGCTGTGGCGCAAGGTCCGCGCGGGCCTGTCCGCCGGCCGCGTGCAGTCGGTGGCGACCCGGCTGTGCGTCGAGCGCGAACGCGAGCGGATGGCGTTCGTCGCCGCGGGCTACGCGGACATCACGGGCACCTTCCAACCCGAGGGCGACTCGGCGTTCAGCGCCAAGCTGTCGAGCGTCGAGGGCAAGCGCGTGGCCAGCGGCCGCGACTTCGCCGACGACGGCACCCTGAAGTCCACGAACGTCGCGCACCTCGACGTGGCCGCGGCCGAGGCGATCGTCGCCGGGCTCGCCCAGTCGCAGTTCGCCGTCCGCGGGGTCGAGGAGAAGCCGTACACCCGGCGCCCGGCCGCGCCGTTCATCACCTCCACGCTGCAGCAGGAGGCCTCGCGCAAGCTGCGCCTCAACGCACGGCAGACCATGCGCACGGCGCAGGGCCTCTACGAGCGCGGCTACATCACGTACATGCGTACGGACTCCATCCAGCTGTCCTCGCAGGCGCTCGCGGCGGCCCGGGCCCAGGCCCGGGAGCTGTACGGCCCGGAGTACGTGCCGGACTCCCCGCGCAACTACACGTCGAAGACGAAGAACGCGCAGGAGGGCCACGAGGCCATCCGCCCGGCGGGGGAGACGTTCCGGACGCCGGCGCAGGTGTCCGGTGAGCTGCGTGGGGACGACTACCGCCTCTACGACCTCATCTGGAAGCGGACCGTCGCCTCCCAGATGCACGACGCCCGCGGGACGACCGCCACCGTCCGCCTCGGCGCGACCACGGCCGACGGCCGCGCGGTCGAGTTCTCCGCCTCCGGCACGATCATCACGTTCCGCGGGTTCCTCGCCGCCTACGAGGAGGGCCGCGACGCCACCCGCGACGACGAGGGTTCGGGCGACGAGGACCGCCGCCTGCCGCAGGTCACCGCCGGCGACCCGCTGACGGCCCGCGACCTCGCCGCCGACGGGCACGAGACCACCCCGCCGGCCCGGTACACCGAGGCCAGCCTCATCAAGACGCTGGAGGAGAAGGGGATCGGGCGCCCCTCGACGTTCCAGTCGATCATCTCGACCATCGTCGACCGCGGGTACGTCTGGTACAAGGGCTCGGCCCTCGTCCCGAGCTGGCTCGCGTTCGCCGTGACGCGGCTGCTCGAGGAGCACTTCCCCAAGCTCGTCGACTACGACTTCACCGCCGAGATGGAGAACGACCTCGACGCGATCTCCCGCGGCGAGGCCGAGCGCGTGGACTGGCTGACGCGCTTCTACTTCGGCGCCGACGGCCCGGCCAACGGCGCGGTCGTCGCCGACGCGCCGCGCCCCGACGGGTCGGGGGAGGGCGCCACCGCCGAGCTCGACGGCATCAAGGGCCTGGCCGACGACCTCGGCGCGATCGACGCCCGCGAGATCTCGACCGTCCCGATCGGCGAGGGCGTCGTCCTGCGCGTGGGCCGCTACGGCCCGTACCTCGAGGGCCCCGACCGCGAGACGGGTGAGCTGCTCAAGGCGTCGGTCCCGGAGGACGTCGCGCCCGACGAGATGACCGTCGAGAAGGCCTACGAGCTGCTGACCTCGCAGTCCGAGGGCGACAACGTCCTGGGGCAGGACCCCGAGACGGGACGCACGATCGTCGCCCGCGTCGGGCGTTACGGTCCGTACGTCACCGAGCTCATCGAGGACGAGGACGCGCCCAAGACCGCCGTGGAGGAGCGCGCCGAGCAGGCCGCGCCGAAGAAGCGGACGGCCAAGAAGGCCGCGAAGGTCAAGCCGCGCACCGGCTCGCTGTTCAAGGACATGTCGGTCGACACCGTCACGCTCGAGCAGGCCCTGCAGCTGCTGTCCCTGCCCCGCGTCGTCGGCGCCGACCCCGAGACCGGCGACGAGATCACCGCGCAGAACGGCCGCTACGGGCCGTACCTGAAGAAGGGCACGGACTCCCGCTCGCTGGAGTCCGAGGACCAGATCTTCTCCATCACGCTGCCCGAGGTGCTGGCGATCTACGCCCAGCCCAAGACGCGGCGCGGTCAGGTTGCCAAGCCGCCGCTGAAGGAGCTCGGGCCCGACCCCGAGTCCGGTCAGCCGATCGTCGTCAAGGACGGCCGCTTCGGCCCGTACGCGACCGACGGCACGACCAACGCCACGCTGCGCAAGGACGACGACCCCGAGACGATCACGCTGGAGCGCGCGGCCGAGCTGCTCGCCGACAAGCGCGCCAAGGGGCCGGTGAAGAAGACGGCCAAGAAGGCCGCCGCCAAGAAGACGACGGCCAAGACGACGGCCAAGAAGACGACCGCGAAGAAGACCGCGGCCAAGAAGACGGCCGCTCCCGCGCAGTCGTGA